Proteins from a genomic interval of Capsicum annuum cultivar UCD-10X-F1 chromosome 4, UCD10Xv1.1, whole genome shotgun sequence:
- the LOC107866980 gene encoding ornithine transcarbamylase, chloroplastic — protein MLSRVYYQHKLYFLSPKLKQIHRALLDTMAAIFCNLSSLRSPDSPSFSSLSSSGIQWSRFSGVFSPSPITFPAIRRRVSCQSTSPATSSVNANAKDFLHISDFDKSTILNVLDRAKEVKALIKSGERTYLPFKGKTMAMIFAKPSMRTRVSFETGFYLLGGHAIYLGPDDIQMAKREETRDVARVLSRYNDVIMARVFAHQDILDLAKYATVPVINGLTDYNHPCQIMADALTIVEHVGQLEGTKVVYIGDGNNIVHSWLLLASVIPFHFVCACPKGFEPDQETVKKAQNAGVSKIEITNDPKEAVKGADVVYSDVWASMGQKEEAAQRRRVFQGFQVDEGLMKIAGQKAYFMHCLPAERGVEVTNGVIEAPNSIVWDQAENRMHAQNVIMLHVMGL, from the exons ATGCTTAGTAGGGTTTATTATCAACACAAATTATACTTTCTTTCCCCCAAACTAAAACAAATCCACCGAGCTCTACTTGACACAATGGCCGCCATTTTCTGTAACTTATCTTCCCTCCGATCACCCGATTCCCCCTCATTCTCCTCTCTCTCCAGCTCCGGCATTCAATGGTCACGCTTTTCCGGTGTATTTTCACCTTCTCCGATCACATTTCCGGCCATTCGTAGACGTGTCTCATGCCAGTCCACTTCTCCGGCAACCTCCTCCGTCAACG CAAATGCCAAGGACTTTCTGCACATAAGCGATTTTGATAAATCAACTATTTTGAACGTCTTGGATCGAGCCAAAGAGGTCAAAGCACTTATAAAATCAGGAGAGAGGACATATCTTCCATTTAAAGGTAAAACAATGGCGATGATATTTGCTAAGCCATCTATGAGGACAAGGGTTTCCTTTGAGACAGGGTTTTACTTGCTTGGTGGCCACGCCATATACTTGGGACCAGATGACATACAGATGGCTAAGCGGGAAGAAACTCGTGATGTTGCTCGTGTTTTGTCTCGCTATAATGATGTCATTATGGCTCGAGTTTTTGCTCATCAG GATATTCTAGATCTTGCTAAATATGCAACGGTACCAGTGATTAATGGTCTGACAGACTACAACCATCCTTGCCAAATTATGGCTGATGCCCTTACAATAGTTGAACATGTTGGTCAGCTGGAAGGAACTAAG GTTGTCTATATTGGAGATGGAAACAACATAGTGCATTCTTGGTTGTTGCTGGCGTCAGTAATTCCTTTCCACTTTGTTTGTGCCTGTCCAAAAGGTTTCGAACCTGATCAGGAAACAGTTAAGAAAGCACAAAATGCTGGAGTAAGCAAAATTGAGATAACTAATGATCCAAAGGAAGCTGTTAAAGGAGCTGATGTTGTATACTCGGATGTCTGGGCGAGCATGGGACAAAAGGAAGAAGCTGCACAGCGTCGTCGGGTGTTTCAAGGATTCCAG GTGGATGAAGGACTCATGAAAATAGCTGGACAGAAGGcttattttatgcattgtttgCCTGCAGAGAGGGGTGTCGAAGTCACTAATGGCGTGATTGAAGCGCCAAACTCAATTGTATGGGACCAAGCTGAAAACCGCATGCATGCACAAAATGTAATTATGCTTCATGTAATGGGCTTGTAA